A part of Amyelois transitella isolate CPQ chromosome 12, ilAmyTran1.1, whole genome shotgun sequence genomic DNA contains:
- the LOC106142620 gene encoding carboxypeptidase B-like, with protein sequence MARLVVCLLLVFGVVQGRHEKYEGHQLYKVAGTSEKIAALEGHLDILSATPSARSQSGYLEALVRLSPEVRQQWLQYFDENSMPFSKIADNLAEILRDEDASIKTSRIAAKRSGRSISWDTYYNHDEINEYLDQLGEEYPDLVTVINAGLSYEGRQIKYVRISTTRFENQQKPVIIIDAAVHAREWVTPPVALYIIHQLVVAGADSALTNGIDWVIIPLANPDGYQFSIEEDRLWRKTRSRAHANSDACPGVDGNRNFDHYWGTNAASTNPCTITYEGPSAFSEPEIRVIRDVVLQQLSRASLYISLHSYGNMFLYAWGNNGTLPANGLILHLAGTIMATAIDELALEKADPYIVGNAANVLYFTTGTSRDWTRAVGIPLTYTLELPGYEYLFSVPPEYIEQIVTETWAGIAAGAHYVLSSS encoded by the exons ATGGCACGGCTGGTGGTCTGCTTGCTTCTGGTCTTTGGTGTAGTGCAAGGACGCCACGAAAAATATGAGgg tcATCAGCTTTATAAAGTGGCTGGTACTTCAGAAAAAATCGCGGCTCTTGAAGGTCATTTAGACATCTTATCAGCTACTCCATCCGCTCGTTCTCAGTCTGGATATCTCGAAGCCTTAGTGAGACTTTCCCCAGAAGTTAGACAACAATGGCTACAATATTTCGATGAGAATAGCATGCCTTTCTCTAAAATTGCAGACAACCTTGCTGA aattcTTCGTGATGAAGACGCTTCGATCAAGACTTCCAGAATCGCAGCGAAGCGAAGCGGACGCTCAATAAGCTGGGACACTTACTACAACCATGATGAG ATCAATGAATATTTGGATCAATTGGGAGAAGAGTATCCTGACTTAGTGACCGTTATCAATGCTGGACTGAGCTATGAGGGACGCCAGATAAAATACGTGAGGATTTCTACGACAAGATTTGAAAACCAACAGAAACCAGTTATAATTATAGACGCAGCCGTACATGCTAGAGAATGGGTGACTCCTCCTGTCGCTTTGTACATCATTCACCAATTGGTGGTAGCTGGTGCTGACAGTGCTTTGACCAATGGCATTGATTGGGTCATCATTCCTCTAGCTAACCCTGATGGCTATCAATTTTCTATTGAAGAG GATCGTTTGTGGCGTAAGACTCGTTCTCGTGCCCATGCTAACTCTGATGCTTGCCCTGGTGTCGATGGCAACCGTAACTTCGACCACTATTGGGGAACTAACGCAGCAAGCACCAACCCCTGCACCATCACCTATGAAGGACCTTCTGCCTTCTCCGAACCCGAAATACGTGTCATTAGAGACGTAGTATTGCAGCAATTATCCCGAGCTTCTTTATATATCTCCCTACATAGTTATGGAAATATGTTCCTTTACGCTTGGGGCAATAACG GAACTTTACCCGCCAACGGTTTGATCCTACATCTGGCTGGAACGATCATGGCAACAGCGATCGATGAACTTGCTTTGGAGAAAGCCGACCCATATATCGTTGGTAACGCTGCCAACGTCCTATACTTCACAACAGGCACTTCTCGTGACTGGACTAGAGCTGTTGGAATTCCTCTCACTTACACACTAGAACTACCGGGGTATGAGTATTTATTCAGTGTTCCTCCGGAGTACATTGAGCAAATCGTAACTGAAACCTGGGCCGGTATTGCTGCTGGAGCTCATTACGTACTCAGTTCTTCATAA
- the LOC106141034 gene encoding uncharacterized protein LOC106141034, with translation MEFQSRRSRRGRGRHNQVLPQVHDYTPPQACKPWSFLSGVYSLLIMSSMSVLIYMMLDYHCETCRTHSNINDITKNIDNIAKNLSTIKDNYYDLETKISKLSRDLPKIEGQVEVLEALTHSIEKRHAVDQLTSFCHMENERNNSMDDVLIPKVISVGSD, from the exons ATGGAGTTTCAAAGTAGAAGAAGTCGCAGAGGAAGAGGTCGTCATAATCAAGTCCTCCCCCAAGTTCATGATTATACCCCACCTCAGGCGTGTAAGCCTTGGAGCTTCCTCAGTGGTGTATATAGTCTCCTCATTATGTCCAGTATGTCAGTCCTCATTTATATGATGTTAGATTACCACTGTGAAACCTGCAGAACACATAGTAACATCAATGATATAACCAAGAACATTGACAATATAGCG aaAAACTTATCAACTATAAAAGACAATTATTACGACTTGGAAACTAAAATATCAAAACTATCCCGTGATCTTCCCAAGATTGAGGGACAAGTGGAAGTTTTAGAAGCTTTGACACATTCCATAGAAAAGAGACACGCTGTCGACCAACTTACTTCTTTTTGTCATATGgaaaatgaaagaaataatagcATGGATGATGTATTAATTCCAAAAGTGATAAGCGTTGGTTCAGATTGA
- the LOC106141042 gene encoding uncharacterized protein LOC106141042 translates to MTMSFSSDFLSCHRRKTPHLSKEEPPVRLFEHDPGLAYYEYFDTKQCVNNNSTEDLMYQNSEDKTRTKPKGFYNSCNRSRHSTINCNENLSLFVKSFKKKFDRVYQLLMDYYLIFGTIFFVLVMGFVLPDSALKINTGKELRSMKKMVNMMYNEVNRAEAACLTAADNLCHLQCSMQDGSTETPTTKLRDLSVCTSRCLQPTRPEPVQVEKKIGFFRRIFRLARHSSEEITIMSYVYTNSFDALEPNNNSKVR, encoded by the exons ATGACGATGTCGTTTTCTTCTGACTTTTTATCTTGTCATCGAAGGAAGACACCTCACCTTTCTAAAGAGGAGCCCCCGGTGCGCCTTTTCGAACATGATCcgggattgg CATACTACGAGTACTTTGACACAAAACAGTGTGTAAATAACAATAGTACTGAAGATTTAATGTATCAAAACAGTGAGGACAAAACTCGGACAAAACCAAAAG gtttttacaacaGCTGCAATAGATCAAGACATTCaacaataaattgtaatgAGAACCTGAGCCTCTTCGTTAAAtctttcaaaaagaaatttgaTCGCGTGTATCAACTACTGATGGATTACTACCTGATATTTGGCACCATCTTCTTCGTCCTTGTGATGGGTTTTGTTTTGCCTGATTCCGCACTTAAGATCAATACTGGTAAAGAACTCAGGTCTATGAAAAAAATGGTAAACatgatgtat AATGAAGTGAATCGTGCTGAGGCAGCGTGCTTGACTGCAGCTGATAATTTATGTCACCTTCAATGCTCCATGCAAGATGGATCTACTGAAACT cCAACAACGAAGCTTCGAGATCTTTCCGTGTGCACCAGCCGTTGCTTGCAACCAACCCGCCCGGAGCCAGTGCAGGTCgagaaaaaaattggtttCTTTAGAAGAATATTCCGCCTAGCAAGACATAGTTCTGAA gaaataacaataatgtCCTATGTGTACACTAACTCTTTCGACGCCCTCGAGCCGAATAACAACAGCAAAGTGAGGTGA